The DNA sequence GCCATCTTGTTCGTTAAGTCACATCACTGTGTGCAGAAAAACATGATATCGGCGGAAGAAGCATGGGAAGTTGCTCAAAAAGCTGGAGTTCCTCTGATCATTGACGCTGCTGCTGAAGAAGACCTTAAAAAATACGTGCAACTATCTGACCTTGCCATTTATAGCGGCTCAAAGGCGATTGAAGGACCGACATCAGGTATTGTCGCCGGAAAAACCGACCATATTGAAGCAGTTAAAATGCAGCTGCATTGCATTGGCCGCAGCATGAAAGTTGGCAAGGAAACAAGCTTCGGGTTGCTGCAAGCGCTAGATGAGTACTTTGTTAAAACGGACAACAGTCAAAATGAAAAAGAGTCCCTTCAAGGGCTAGCAACGCTGAGTGATCTCGCTGGTGTCTCTGTGTCCATCGTTCAAGATGAGGCTGGCCGAGAGATTTACCGCGCACGCATTCAGATTACTGAAGAGGAAGCGCCTTGTTCTGCGAAGGAAGCCAATGATCAGCTGAAAAACGGTTCAATCGCCATTTATACGAGAGATTATGGCGTGCGCCAAGGATTCTTTGACATTGACCCTCGACCGCTACAAGGGGACGATATCGATGTCATTAAACAACGCTTGCAAGACATTTTAGGGGGATGAATGAAATGGGAACAATAGAACAAAGGTTGTATAAAAATCGTGTGGCATTAAATGTGTTGGCCAATTCTATTGACAACGCAAAAGACGTGTTCAAAGCAGCTGAAGGGCATGTGTTGGTTGGTGTGCTTTCGAAAGATTACCCAACGGTGGACGAAGGCGTCACGGCGATGAAAGCTTATGGAGAAGCGATTGACGGAGCGGTGTCCATCGGGCTTGGTGCCGGAGACAACAGACAGGCAGCAGTGGTTGCAGAGATTGCCAAGCATTATGGAGGTAGTCACATCAACCAAGTGTTCCCTGCGGTCGGCGCGACACGAGCCAATTTAGGGGAAAAGGACAGCTGGATTAATGCTCTTGTCTCTCCTTCTGGGAAAACAGGGTACGTGAACATCTCTACTGGTCCAGAAAGTGCAGCGGCAGGAAAAGCGCTTGTGCCAGTCGAAGCAGCCATTGCGCTCGTGAAGGATATGGGAGGAAATGCCCTGAAGTTTTTCCCAATGAAAGGCCTTGCTTGTGAGGACGAATACCGCGCTGTTGCTAAAGCCTGTGCAGACGCAGATTTTGCCCTAGAACCAACAGGAGGAATCGACCTCGATAACTTCAAAACGATCCTGGCTATTGCCTTAGACGCCGGTGTTCAAAAAGTTATCCCTCATGTGTATTCTTCAATCGTCGACAAAGCCTCTGGAGAAACGCGTGTTGCCGATGTAGAAACGTTATTACACACAGTGAAAACCTTGGTGGATAAGTATGAGTAAACGAGTCGTGGCGTTTGGTGAGGTCATGATGCGGCTAGAGGTTCCGGGCTATGCATTATTGGCCCAAGGAGACAGCTTGAGCTATTCATTTTCCGGCACTGGCGTAAACGTCGCTTCGGCAATGACTCGTCTTGGTCATTCCGGAGCGCTCGTGACAAAGCTCCCAGACAATTCAGTGGGGGATGCAGCATTTGCATGGCTACAGCGTCTTGGAATTGACCCTGCTTTAATCGAACGAAGCGGAGCTTACTTGGGGATGTATTTCCTCGAAAATGGCTTCGGCACACGCCCGAGCAAAGTGACGTATACGAACCGACTTGAAAGTAGCTTCAATACGGCGGAATGGTCCGAGAGTACGCTGGAAAGCATTGCTGCGCAAACCGATTTGCTTCACGTTGATGGCATTGCTTTGGCGATGACCGATCGTGTTCGTGACAATATGAAGGCGTTGGCAAGGAAAGTAAAGGATCATGGTGGACAAGTATGCTTTGATTGCAACTTTCGCCCTTCGCTTTGGGGAGAGCGTGCAAATGAGGCGAAGGGGCATTATGAAGACATGTTGGCGATGGCTGATATCGTCTTTATGAATGAGAAAGATGCCTTGAATACGCTTGGATTGACAAGTCGCTATACGGATCGAGCAGATCAGCTTGAGGAGCTTATCCCACAAGTTGCAGACAAATATGCTATTTCAGTTATTGCAGGCACTCACCGTACGGTTCACAGCGACAACAGGCACTCCATTCGCGGCTATTTGTGGAAAGCAGGACGCTTTGCCTATGCCGAGCCACCTGCCTTTGCCGTGCATGACCGCATTGGCTCTGGAGATGCGTTTGCAAGTGGAATCTTGCATGGCGAACTTACAAAGTTGCCTGCAGAGGACACGGTCGCGTTTGCGGCGACGTCCAACATACTTGCTTGTACGATTACTGGCGATACGCCAATGGCTACGGTTGAGGACATTCGTCAGGCGATGCGAGGACATACAACGGATGTCTCCAGATAAGAAAGGGGGAGGGCGTTATAAGGAAGCGCAAGGGACCATTGTATTTGCAGATTAAGGAGACGATTAAGGATCGGATCCTTCACGGTGTGTATCCATTGTACACAACGATTCCTTCAGAGCCTCAGCTGGAGGAGGAATTTAGTGTTAGCAAAATTACAATCCGCAACGCCATTAAGGAGCTTGTCACGGAAGGGTATCTTGAAACGGCAAGTGGAAGAGGGACGAAGGTCATTGCCAATACACCTTCTCCACGGCTTGCCAAAGGGAAACGCTTCACGGAGTGGCTCGTCGATGAAGGGCACAAGCTAGAAAAAAGGATCATCTCGATTGCTCCATGCAAGGTGGACCCTTCCTCCTTCTTGTTTGGCTCTTTAGGTTCGACATGCCTGCAAGTGAAAAGGCTTTATTTACTTGATGAAGCCCCTTATATCTATTTTATTCATTATATAAAGGTCGATGAGCAAACGCTTTTGAATGTGCCGCAAACGATTACGTCGCTATACAGGTTTATGGATGAGGCGGGCATTCATTTAGAAGCGTTTAAGGATGAATTTTCCGTTGCTATCCCTCCTGAAGAGGTGAGCGCCATGCTTGAGCTTTCCGACCAATCTCCTTTATTGAAAAGGATACGTTGGTCAACGGATGAAAAAGCTCAATTGGTTGAATACAGTGAGGGGTATTATATGACGGACAAACAACATTATGTCGTCACATACAATGATCTTTAATCAAAGCTGTTAGAAGGAGGTTATTATGGATATTTATTTGCTTAGTATTACGTTTTTGTCGATTGTTATTGTTATCTTAGGGGTGTCTTGGCTTAGATTGCATGCCTTTTTAAGCTTGACGATTGCAGGCTTGTTCCTCGCAATTTTCGCAGGGGTTGAGCTTGGGTCCATCGTTGACGCCTATGAAAAAGGGGTCGGTAATGTCCTCGGGCACCTCGTCGGTATTCTAGCTTTAGGGACGATCCTTGGAAAAATGATGTCTGATTCAGGCGCCGGGATGCAAGTATCTGAGTTCTTTGTGAAAAAGTTTGGTCAGAAGCGTTTGCCTTGGGCAATGCTGCTTTCTGGTTTTATCATTGGAATTCCGGTGTTTTTCGAAGTAGGTTTGGTCATTTTGCTGCCATTGGCGATTGCGATTCGCAAACAGACAAAGCAAAACATTATTCTGATTGCCATTCCAGTTCTTGCTGGTCTTTCGATTGTCCACGGCTTAGTCCCACCACATCCAGGGGCGATGACGGCCATTGAGATTTACGGAGCCAATCTAGGTCAAGTATTGCTCTATTCATTAATCATTGCGTTTCCAACAGCGGTGGTGGCAGGCCCGATTTTCGCAAAATGGGTGCACAAGCGTGTTATTCCTGAAAACGAACCAGAGATTATAAAAGTAGAAACCAAAACTGACAGTGCCCCTGGGACGGGGATCTCATTTTTTGTTATTATTCTTCCTGTTCTTCTCATGATATTAACGGTCGTTACACCACTTTTTAATGTCTCTGGCGGCTTGGAGCAGTTTTTGCTCTTTATCGGTAACCCGGTCATTGCCTTGTTAATTTCAGTGTTCTTCGCCTATTTTTTCTTAGGATACAGAAAAGGAATGGATCGTACGATGATTCAAAAGCTTACGGAGGATTGCCTGCTGCCATTGTCCTCCATTATTCTTATTATTGGTGCGGGTGGCGCCTTTAAAGAAATTCTAATTGTGAGTGGCGTAGGTGATACGATTGCGACCATGTCTGAGCAGCTGTCATTGTCGCCGATCGTGTTGGCCTTCTTAGTGGCAGGCCTGATTCGTGTCGCAACGGGTTCCGCCACGGTTGCTTTAACGACAGCCGCGGGGATTGTTGCCCCAGTCGTCGCTCAGATGTCCGATGTCAATCTAGAGCTACTTGTGATTGCGACGGGGGCAGGTTCGCTTATGCTTTCCCACGTCAACGATGCAGGTTTCTGGCTCGTGAAGGAATACATGGGGCTCACCGTCAAAGAAACATTTAAGACGTGGACGGTCATGGAGACCTTACTAGCTTTCATTGCCTTTGGCTTAGCCCTTACGTTGGATATGTTTATTTAAATAAATGCCATACAAAGCCGCCCCATTTTAGAATGGAGCGGCTTTTGTACGCCTGAAAAATGTTCTGATTTCCTTTAAACTTGCC is a window from the Aureibacillus halotolerans genome containing:
- a CDS encoding GntR family transcriptional regulator; protein product: MRKRKGPLYLQIKETIKDRILHGVYPLYTTIPSEPQLEEEFSVSKITIRNAIKELVTEGYLETASGRGTKVIANTPSPRLAKGKRFTEWLVDEGHKLEKRIISIAPCKVDPSSFLFGSLGSTCLQVKRLYLLDEAPYIYFIHYIKVDEQTLLNVPQTITSLYRFMDEAGIHLEAFKDEFSVAIPPEEVSAMLELSDQSPLLKRIRWSTDEKAQLVEYSEGYYMTDKQHYVVTYNDL
- a CDS encoding DgaE family pyridoxal phosphate-dependent ammonia lyase → MANTSNSNSKYGLKRVINASGRMSILGVSAPTDTVMEAMKQGGQRYVEIADLVDKAGAHVAGLLGSESAVVVNSASSGIALSVAAIVTGGNRRKSERLHQEPIEKNEILLFKGHNVQYGAPVETMVYLGGGKVVEVGYANEGKAEHLEDAINERTAAILFVKSHHCVQKNMISAEEAWEVAQKAGVPLIIDAAAEEDLKKYVQLSDLAIYSGSKAIEGPTSGIVAGKTDHIEAVKMQLHCIGRSMKVGKETSFGLLQALDEYFVKTDNSQNEKESLQGLATLSDLAGVSVSIVQDEAGREIYRARIQITEEEAPCSAKEANDQLKNGSIAIYTRDYGVRQGFFDIDPRPLQGDDIDVIKQRLQDILGG
- a CDS encoding GntP family permease; translated protein: MDIYLLSITFLSIVIVILGVSWLRLHAFLSLTIAGLFLAIFAGVELGSIVDAYEKGVGNVLGHLVGILALGTILGKMMSDSGAGMQVSEFFVKKFGQKRLPWAMLLSGFIIGIPVFFEVGLVILLPLAIAIRKQTKQNIILIAIPVLAGLSIVHGLVPPHPGAMTAIEIYGANLGQVLLYSLIIAFPTAVVAGPIFAKWVHKRVIPENEPEIIKVETKTDSAPGTGISFFVIILPVLLMILTVVTPLFNVSGGLEQFLLFIGNPVIALLISVFFAYFFLGYRKGMDRTMIQKLTEDCLLPLSSIILIIGAGGAFKEILIVSGVGDTIATMSEQLSLSPIVLAFLVAGLIRVATGSATVALTTAAGIVAPVVAQMSDVNLELLVIATGAGSLMLSHVNDAGFWLVKEYMGLTVKETFKTWTVMETLLAFIAFGLALTLDMFI
- a CDS encoding sugar kinase, producing the protein MSKRVVAFGEVMMRLEVPGYALLAQGDSLSYSFSGTGVNVASAMTRLGHSGALVTKLPDNSVGDAAFAWLQRLGIDPALIERSGAYLGMYFLENGFGTRPSKVTYTNRLESSFNTAEWSESTLESIAAQTDLLHVDGIALAMTDRVRDNMKALARKVKDHGGQVCFDCNFRPSLWGERANEAKGHYEDMLAMADIVFMNEKDALNTLGLTSRYTDRADQLEELIPQVADKYAISVIAGTHRTVHSDNRHSIRGYLWKAGRFAYAEPPAFAVHDRIGSGDAFASGILHGELTKLPAEDTVAFAATSNILACTITGDTPMATVEDIRQAMRGHTTDVSR
- the dagF gene encoding 2-dehydro-3-deoxy-phosphogluconate aldolase, with translation MGTIEQRLYKNRVALNVLANSIDNAKDVFKAAEGHVLVGVLSKDYPTVDEGVTAMKAYGEAIDGAVSIGLGAGDNRQAAVVAEIAKHYGGSHINQVFPAVGATRANLGEKDSWINALVSPSGKTGYVNISTGPESAAAGKALVPVEAAIALVKDMGGNALKFFPMKGLACEDEYRAVAKACADADFALEPTGGIDLDNFKTILAIALDAGVQKVIPHVYSSIVDKASGETRVADVETLLHTVKTLVDKYE